The Bacteroidales bacterium genome contains a region encoding:
- a CDS encoding DEAD/DEAH box helicase: protein MLKCLSFDVEKPLSLRVLPEDMQIEFSLFIQTHEKLGMLLHPYLIRGGGKHYYTIHDRLSVEKSRNYRGKLAPHEEEIISLTENYSDRNLAKRFTKATAHTYLERLTDGYIAQFVRPYIEKQMNQCLELARLNKIPVFIRETKNVVYKDDFVLVAQEPAEVIFNFIKLKNETRYYQNISHEGRSVHLTGGDGLILTDSPCWLLLNKTLYHFRQQVDGRKLAIFFNKEFISVPPVHEKRYYSTFVKKCIRDFPVIAQGFPVRHQQPEKYPMLTLDLDIEGLPSLFLQFKYGDQILKSQKGKVKVVNFSQEEDAYAFDFFYRDVNWEAETVSFLESLRLKNVYENTFQIDSELSPHRVVNWLNEHSTTLKQQGFLLSQEIGNITYYTDSTEIVVRGDESQDWFDVHAVARFGKNFEIPLVQLRKHLLEGIREYRLPDGRVAVLPESWFADFSDLLTFGQREKDVIRVRKWHGSLLSALSIGGFDGAKRLTAAGNLPPDTAPPDPPEGLQAQLRSYQLEGFRWLDFLRRKHLGGCLADDMGLGKTLQALTLLLNYIGKTTKLITVAPPSTDGQLDLFASADEQIATGKPSLVIMPASLIHNWQAEIRKFIPHISYLTYTGSQRHDLLPYFPHAHLVLATYGTIRNDFDELSRFDFGYIILDESQVIKNPASKMARVIFRLKADHRVTLSGTPIENSLSDLWSQMHFLNPGLLGEHAFFKRFFATPIQKHDDRKKQEKLQQLIRPFILRRTKRQVEKELPELSQEYIYCEMTPEQEQVYQQEKAKIRNFILDNIEKQGVGKSAIVVLKALTRLRQIANHPVLTDSDYQAGSGKFDEVVWNIETLIAEGHKVLVFSSFVKHLRIFTDYFDRKKTGYSLLIGSTHDRAAAIRSFEEGDKRNIFFISLKAGGTGLNLTSAEYVFLLDPWWNPQAELQAISRAHRIGQTRHVMAYRFITVGTVEEKIMQLQQKKSKLADIFINTNNPLKAMTVENVTDLIS from the coding sequence TTGCTAAAATGTTTGTCTTTCGATGTGGAGAAGCCGCTATCTTTGCGGGTTTTACCCGAAGATATGCAGATTGAATTTTCGCTTTTCATACAAACACACGAAAAATTAGGGATGCTGCTTCACCCTTATCTGATAAGAGGCGGCGGCAAACATTATTATACCATTCACGACAGGCTTTCGGTGGAGAAAAGTCGCAATTATCGTGGCAAACTGGCGCCGCACGAAGAAGAGATCATCAGCCTTACCGAAAACTACTCTGACCGAAATCTGGCGAAGCGCTTTACCAAGGCTACTGCCCACACCTATCTCGAGCGGCTTACCGATGGCTACATCGCACAGTTTGTGCGACCTTACATCGAAAAACAGATGAACCAATGTTTGGAGCTGGCGCGCCTAAACAAAATTCCTGTGTTTATTAGGGAAACAAAAAATGTGGTCTATAAAGATGATTTTGTGCTTGTAGCACAAGAGCCAGCCGAGGTAATCTTCAATTTTATAAAACTTAAAAATGAAACACGCTATTATCAAAATATCAGCCATGAGGGGCGCAGCGTCCACCTTACAGGCGGCGACGGCCTTATTTTAACAGATAGTCCTTGCTGGCTTTTGCTCAACAAAACGTTGTATCATTTCCGCCAGCAGGTGGATGGCCGCAAGCTTGCTATCTTTTTTAATAAAGAATTTATCAGTGTGCCGCCGGTGCATGAAAAGCGTTATTACAGCACTTTCGTGAAAAAGTGCATTCGCGACTTTCCGGTCATCGCGCAGGGTTTCCCGGTGCGGCATCAGCAGCCCGAAAAGTACCCGATGCTCACACTCGATTTGGATATAGAAGGTTTGCCTTCGCTTTTCTTACAATTTAAATATGGCGATCAAATCCTAAAATCGCAGAAAGGGAAGGTGAAAGTTGTAAATTTTTCGCAAGAAGAAGATGCGTATGCTTTCGATTTTTTTTATCGGGATGTAAATTGGGAGGCTGAAACAGTGTCGTTTTTGGAAAGCCTCAGGTTAAAAAATGTGTATGAAAATACCTTCCAGATAGATTCAGAGCTTTCGCCACATCGGGTGGTCAACTGGCTCAACGAACATTCTACGACGCTGAAACAGCAGGGTTTTCTGCTTTCGCAGGAGATCGGAAACATTACTTATTACACAGATTCGACGGAGATTGTGGTGCGTGGCGACGAAAGCCAGGATTGGTTTGATGTGCATGCGGTGGCGCGTTTTGGTAAAAATTTTGAGATACCGCTGGTGCAGCTGCGCAAGCATCTGCTCGAAGGTATCCGCGAATACCGCCTTCCCGACGGGCGTGTTGCAGTGTTGCCGGAGTCGTGGTTTGCCGATTTCAGCGATCTGCTGACCTTTGGCCAACGCGAAAAAGATGTTATAAGAGTGCGCAAGTGGCACGGCTCTTTGCTTTCGGCACTTTCTATCGGTGGCTTCGATGGTGCTAAACGACTGACGGCGGCCGGGAATTTGCCGCCAGACACAGCGCCGCCCGATCCTCCCGAAGGATTGCAGGCACAGTTGCGCAGCTATCAGTTGGAGGGTTTTCGGTGGCTCGACTTTCTGCGAAGAAAACATCTGGGCGGATGCCTGGCCGACGATATGGGATTGGGGAAAACGTTGCAAGCGCTTACCTTGCTGCTGAACTATATTGGCAAAACCACAAAGCTGATAACAGTAGCGCCGCCGTCAACGGACGGACAGCTTGATTTGTTTGCTTCGGCTGATGAGCAGATCGCTACGGGCAAACCTTCGCTTGTGATCATGCCGGCCTCGCTTATCCACAACTGGCAGGCTGAAATCCGGAAATTTATCCCGCACATCAGTTACCTTACCTACACCGGGTCACAGCGCCACGATTTGTTGCCGTATTTTCCGCATGCACACCTGGTTCTTGCCACCTACGGAACCATCCGCAACGATTTTGATGAACTTTCAAGGTTCGATTTTGGATACATCATCCTCGACGAAAGTCAGGTGATAAAAAATCCGGCTTCCAAAATGGCGCGTGTCATTTTCAGGCTCAAAGCCGATCACCGTGTGACACTCAGCGGCACGCCCATCGAAAATTCGCTTTCCGACCTTTGGTCACAGATGCATTTTCTTAACCCCGGTCTGCTGGGCGAGCATGCTTTTTTCAAACGATTTTTTGCAACGCCCATCCAAAAACATGATGACCGCAAAAAGCAGGAAAAGTTGCAGCAGCTCATCCGGCCTTTTATTTTGCGCCGTACCAAACGACAGGTCGAGAAAGAACTGCCGGAGCTTAGCCAGGAATACATCTATTGCGAGATGACGCCCGAGCAGGAGCAGGTGTACCAGCAGGAAAAAGCCAAAATCCGCAACTTTATTCTCGACAATATCGAAAAACAAGGCGTCGGCAAATCGGCTATCGTCGTGCTAAAAGCGCTCACCCGTTTGCGGCAGATAGCCAACCATCCCGTTCTTACCGATAGTGACTATCAGGCGGGATCAGGAAAGTTTGATGAGGTGGTGTGGAACATCGAAACGTTGATTGCTGAAGGTCATAAAGTGCTCGTTTTTTCATCGTTTGTAAAGCATCTGCGCATTTTCACTGATTATTTCGACAGAAAAAAAACCGGATATTCGTTGCTAATAGGAAGCACCCACGACCGTGCAGCTGCCATCCGTAGTTTTGAGGAGGGTGATAAGCGAAATATTTTTTTTATCTCGCTCAAAGCCGGCGGCACGGGGCTTAACCTCACGAGTGCCGAATATGTGTTTCTACTCGATCCATGGTGGAATCCGCAGGCGGAGCTGCAAGCCATCAGCCGCGCGCATCGTATCGGGCAAACCCGCCATGTGATGGCCTATCGTTTTATCACCGTCGGCACCGTGGAAGAGAAAATTATGCAGCTTCAGCAGAAAAAATCAAAACTTGCCGATATCTTTATCAATACCAACAATCCGCTTAAAGCGATGACGGTGGAGAATGTTACGGATTTAATTTCTTAG
- a CDS encoding serine protease: MKKHLLIILLLILLVGFGASCSRQIVMMPGASDKDGRYDTEYPGPAFGRALDNISESVLKMYCLAEYDRYYIDTAIFFTQSDLAAGMLQRRTTMRTNFSESVHGSATLLRNSGDRLVLLTCAHIFDFPDTVISYYEPLTPNTAAGIESVAIKRRQTQFIQEHSVTEPFDIIAIDYDLDIAFLGTKSERLTNDKLPAFDYAAGDDRMLDRGSVVYVFGFPSGFQMVSRGIVANPNIGKKGVFLLSANFNEGISGGTVLAMRDGQSNLELVGIAKLASASFINIIKPEYDSHQQRYNSNLPYEGQLFVEQQRTLNYGVTFAVSILTIRDFYLLNRRRFIASGYSLDDFFSSGTRKKRLE; this comes from the coding sequence ATGAAAAAACACCTTTTAATAATATTGCTATTGATATTGCTGGTGGGATTTGGTGCATCCTGCAGCCGGCAGATCGTAATGATGCCGGGCGCTTCGGATAAGGATGGCCGCTACGACACCGAATATCCCGGACCGGCTTTTGGGCGTGCACTCGATAATATTAGCGAAAGCGTCCTCAAAATGTATTGCCTGGCCGAGTACGACCGGTATTACATCGATACAGCTATATTTTTTACACAATCTGATCTGGCTGCAGGGATGCTTCAACGGCGAACAACAATGCGTACCAATTTCAGCGAGTCGGTGCATGGCAGCGCCACACTCCTGCGCAACAGTGGTGACCGACTGGTGTTGCTTACCTGCGCCCACATTTTCGATTTTCCTGACACCGTAATCTCCTATTACGAACCGCTGACTCCCAATACGGCGGCGGGCATCGAAAGTGTTGCCATCAAGCGTAGGCAAACACAGTTTATCCAGGAGCACTCTGTGACCGAACCCTTCGACATTATTGCCATCGACTATGATTTGGATATCGCTTTTCTGGGTACAAAAAGTGAGCGTTTGACAAATGACAAATTGCCGGCCTTTGATTATGCTGCGGGCGACGACCGGATGCTCGACCGGGGTAGCGTGGTGTATGTATTTGGTTTTCCATCCGGTTTTCAGATGGTGAGCCGTGGCATAGTTGCCAACCCAAACATCGGCAAAAAGGGTGTGTTTTTGTTGAGTGCCAATTTTAATGAAGGCATAAGCGGCGGTACGGTGCTCGCCATGCGCGACGGACAGTCGAACCTGGAACTGGTGGGCATAGCCAAGTTGGCTTCCGCTTCCTTCATCAATATTATCAAACCAGAATACGATAGCCACCAGCAGCGCTACAATTCAAACCTGCCCTATGAGGGGCAACTTTTTGTAGAACAACAACGCACCCTCAACTATGGCGTCACCTTCGCCGTTTCTATTCTTACCATACGCGATTTTTATCTCCTCAACCGGCGGCGGTTTATCGCTTCGGGTTACAGTCTCGACGATTTCTTCTCGTCGGGTACGCGCAAGAAAAGGCTGGAATAA
- a CDS encoding replication-associated recombination protein A codes for MNTQKPLAEMLRPETLEGYIGQEHLLGEGAILQRSIRLGNLPSMILWGPPGVGKTTLAYIISKTLNRPFYTLSAVNSGVKEVRAVIEKAKDEPGAILFIDEIHRFSKSQQDSLLGAVETGVITLIGATTENPSFEVISPLLSRCQVYILKSLDEKHLKRMLESARLYLGESLGRDIHIDEDEALLRVSGGDARKLFNAIELVVKAMLSESEIRITNSLVLDTIQQNIAMYDKGGEQHYDVISAFIKSIRGSDPNGAVYWLARMIAGGEDPKFIARRLVILASEDIGNANPNALLLANTCFDAISKIGWPEGRIILSQTAVYLATSPKSNATYMAINEALALVEKTGDLPVPLHLRNAPTKLMKNIGYGKEYKYAHAYEGNFALQDFLPDKIANTRLYDPGKNAREEEVRKWLHARWKGKYGY; via the coding sequence ATGAATACACAAAAGCCACTGGCTGAGATGCTGCGTCCTGAAACGCTCGAAGGCTATATCGGTCAGGAACATCTGCTGGGCGAAGGAGCCATTTTGCAGCGCAGCATCCGGTTGGGCAACCTGCCCTCGATGATATTGTGGGGCCCACCCGGCGTAGGAAAAACTACGTTGGCCTACATTATTTCAAAAACACTAAACAGGCCTTTTTATACCCTTAGCGCCGTAAACTCAGGCGTGAAAGAGGTTCGTGCTGTCATCGAAAAAGCCAAAGATGAACCTGGTGCCATCTTGTTTATCGACGAAATACATCGCTTCAGCAAGTCGCAGCAGGATTCGTTGCTTGGTGCGGTGGAAACGGGAGTAATTACGCTGATTGGCGCAACAACCGAAAACCCTTCGTTTGAGGTTATTTCGCCATTGCTCTCGCGCTGCCAGGTTTATATCCTAAAATCGCTTGACGAAAAACATCTGAAGAGAATGCTCGAAAGTGCGCGGCTTTATCTTGGTGAATCGCTGGGGCGGGATATCCATATTGATGAGGACGAAGCGCTGCTGCGTGTTTCGGGAGGGGATGCCCGTAAGCTTTTTAATGCCATTGAACTTGTGGTAAAAGCAATGCTCAGCGAATCGGAAATCCGCATCACCAACAGCCTGGTGCTCGATACCATTCAGCAAAACATCGCCATGTACGACAAAGGCGGTGAGCAGCATTACGATGTGATTTCAGCCTTCATCAAAAGTATCCGCGGAAGCGATCCCAATGGAGCCGTGTATTGGCTTGCACGCATGATTGCCGGAGGTGAAGATCCTAAATTTATTGCCCGCCGGCTGGTGATTCTGGCCAGCGAGGACATTGGCAATGCCAATCCCAATGCGCTACTGCTTGCCAACACCTGCTTCGATGCCATCAGCAAAATCGGCTGGCCCGAAGGGCGTATCATTCTCTCACAAACGGCTGTTTATCTGGCTACTTCGCCCAAAAGTAACGCCACTTACATGGCCATCAACGAAGCGTTGGCGTTGGTCGAAAAAACCGGCGACCTGCCCGTGCCGCTGCATCTGCGCAATGCGCCCACTAAACTCATGAAAAATATTGGCTATGGCAAAGAGTATAAATATGCCCACGCCTACGAAGGTAATTTCGCGCTGCAGGACTTCCTTCCCGACAAGATCGCAAACACCCGTCTGTATGATCCCGGCAAGAATGCCCGTGAAGAAGAAGTGCGCAAGTGGCTGCATGCAAGATGGAAAGGAAAATACGGATATTAA
- a CDS encoding SusC/RagA family TonB-linked outer membrane protein produces MKQKLLLTLLFLLGVSILNGQELTVSGRVTSADDGLGIPGVSVYIKGTYSGTITDVEGIYTLAGVAPADTLVFKFMGFFTATEKVGARSKISVVLTPEAVNIEGVVVTALGIKREKREIGYTTQSFEGATLEKSNSSNVLSALSGRSAGVQISSPDGVEGGTTRIVIRGNNNLTTDNQPLIVVDGVPLENQPGLTDIGRGQDWGSAINNINQADIAEMNILKGPTASALYGSKGANGVVLITTKRGKKQKGLGISYSYNYKIINPYRYRSVQNVYGGGGPLTLSEPQFQQDSSGTFLYPANSHTNNGPFEKPTSELFGYYGSSVSWGPEMNGQMVKWWDGKMRPWSPQPDNLKSYFGDGSSGTHNVAFSGGSDMGTVRVSFTRTDHKPIIPNSNYDQTTVNLGSSINISQKLKADVAISYINYNRLNSPNIGESFSSFSKASLYSWPRSWKGIESKNYANPDGSRNDWGGNYPFEYISPYNWWEFYNNNTTLSRDKLIGSFGLSWEITPWLIASGRLGLDLTTDQRETRNNPADIAGILDGFYENELSRLKTFNNDFLITAYRDVLFGSKLGAKLSVGGTQYQRRFYRTRAKSGKWIDPWLFTSSNFENPEQIIYSNGSRREERNDKDINSIYGFLNLNYDNYLFAEITGRNDWSSTLPPGSNSYFYPSLSMSFIPTEAFGIKSHVLSFWKIKGSLAKAATDTQPYQLDYVYYSGLFGNTQTSSLDRIIPPLDLAPQEAKSFEIGTTLGMFDEHLSLDFTWYHIISDNQILTLPVPASSGATGTVINNGKLENSGFEVIMNLVIFNRASLVIETGLNFSRNRNYVLSLGESSEPLELGNIWGLNGPAIAVREGDEYGTIVGYDYVYHENGQPILSDDGTTYKITDNRVPIGNASPDFIGGWSTRFIYKGFTLSTLIDTKWGGEIYCGSQVIAMQTGQAPETLLERQGGGLPYTDEDGATRNVGVILPGVYEDGTPNDKVVHYYFKYMPNAGGWGKVISKPGIMDNTWVKMREIALSYNVPVKVVEKTKIFQSLSVNIVGRDLFYIYSSLPNKINPEGLMGSGNAQGLEWASYPGTRSVSFGITASF; encoded by the coding sequence ATGAAGCAAAAATTACTACTAACCCTGCTATTTCTGCTCGGTGTTTCAATCCTTAATGGACAGGAACTTACGGTTTCGGGGCGGGTTACCTCTGCCGACGATGGGTTGGGAATACCCGGCGTGTCGGTTTATATCAAAGGTACCTACAGCGGCACCATCACGGATGTGGAAGGAATCTATACACTTGCAGGTGTTGCTCCTGCCGACACATTGGTTTTTAAGTTTATGGGTTTTTTTACCGCTACCGAAAAAGTAGGCGCACGTTCCAAAATTAGCGTGGTGCTCACACCTGAGGCAGTAAACATCGAAGGGGTGGTGGTGACGGCGCTGGGCATAAAACGCGAAAAGCGGGAGATAGGCTACACCACCCAGAGCTTTGAAGGTGCCACGCTCGAAAAGTCCAACTCATCCAACGTATTATCGGCGCTTAGCGGGCGCTCAGCGGGAGTGCAGATTTCGTCGCCCGACGGTGTGGAAGGTGGCACCACACGTATCGTTATTCGTGGCAACAACAACCTCACCACCGACAACCAGCCCCTCATCGTGGTGGATGGTGTGCCACTCGAAAATCAACCCGGCCTCACCGACATCGGTCGCGGTCAGGACTGGGGATCGGCCATCAACAATATCAATCAGGCGGATATAGCCGAAATGAACATTTTAAAAGGACCTACAGCTTCCGCTTTGTACGGATCGAAAGGAGCCAACGGCGTGGTGCTGATCACCACCAAGCGCGGCAAAAAACAAAAAGGTCTTGGCATCAGCTACAGCTACAACTACAAAATTATCAACCCTTACCGCTATCGTTCTGTGCAGAACGTTTATGGTGGCGGTGGCCCGCTGACGCTCTCGGAGCCGCAATTTCAGCAGGACAGCTCGGGTACCTTTTTGTATCCGGCCAACTCGCACACCAACAATGGTCCCTTCGAGAAGCCTACCTCTGAGCTCTTCGGATATTATGGCAGTTCCGTTTCATGGGGACCAGAAATGAACGGCCAGATGGTAAAATGGTGGGATGGAAAAATGCGTCCCTGGTCGCCACAACCCGACAATCTGAAGTCATATTTTGGCGATGGCAGCAGCGGCACGCACAATGTTGCCTTTTCCGGTGGCAGCGACATGGGAACTGTCCGTGTGTCGTTTACGCGTACCGATCATAAACCCATCATTCCCAATAGCAACTACGATCAGACTACCGTAAACCTGGGTTCAAGCATCAACATCTCTCAAAAACTAAAAGCCGACGTAGCCATTTCCTATATCAATTACAACCGGCTGAACAGCCCTAACATTGGCGAGTCGTTCAGTTCCTTCAGCAAGGCATCGCTCTATTCGTGGCCGCGCAGCTGGAAAGGCATCGAATCTAAGAACTATGCCAATCCCGATGGCAGCCGCAACGATTGGGGCGGCAACTATCCGTTCGAGTATATTTCGCCCTACAACTGGTGGGAATTTTACAACAACAACACGACGCTTTCGCGCGATAAACTCATCGGCTCTTTCGGGCTTAGCTGGGAAATTACCCCTTGGCTAATAGCTTCCGGACGGCTTGGCCTCGACCTTACCACCGACCAGCGCGAAACCCGAAACAATCCTGCCGACATCGCCGGCATCCTGGATGGCTTTTATGAAAATGAACTTTCGCGTCTTAAAACTTTCAACAACGACTTCCTGATTACCGCTTATCGCGATGTGCTTTTCGGTAGTAAGCTGGGCGCCAAACTATCGGTGGGTGGCACCCAATACCAGCGGCGCTTTTATCGCACTCGTGCCAAGAGTGGCAAATGGATTGACCCGTGGCTTTTTACCTCCTCCAACTTCGAAAATCCGGAGCAGATCATCTATAGCAACGGCAGTCGCCGCGAAGAACGCAACGACAAAGACATCAACTCGATATATGGTTTCTTGAATCTGAATTACGACAATTACCTTTTTGCTGAGATTACCGGCCGCAACGACTGGTCGTCGACCTTGCCCCCCGGCAGCAACTCTTATTTTTACCCTTCCCTCTCGATGAGTTTTATTCCCACCGAAGCTTTTGGTATTAAAAGTCATGTGTTGAGTTTTTGGAAAATAAAAGGTTCGTTGGCCAAAGCCGCCACCGACACACAGCCTTACCAGCTCGATTACGTATATTATTCAGGCCTTTTCGGCAATACACAAACCTCTTCGCTCGACCGCATCATTCCTCCGCTGGATCTTGCGCCCCAGGAGGCCAAATCTTTTGAGATAGGAACTACACTGGGTATGTTCGACGAGCATCTGAGCCTGGATTTTACCTGGTATCATATCATCTCAGACAACCAGATTCTTACCCTGCCGGTGCCCGCTTCTTCGGGAGCTACCGGTACGGTGATTAACAACGGAAAACTCGAAAACAGCGGCTTTGAAGTGATCATGAACCTGGTGATTTTTAACCGCGCTTCGCTGGTTATCGAAACAGGATTAAACTTCAGCCGCAACCGCAACTATGTGTTAAGTCTGGGCGAAAGCTCCGAACCTCTTGAGCTGGGCAACATCTGGGGTCTCAACGGCCCGGCCATTGCCGTGCGCGAAGGCGACGAGTATGGAACCATCGTGGGCTACGACTACGTTTACCATGAAAATGGTCAGCCCATCCTTTCTGATGACGGAACCACTTATAAAATTACCGACAACCGTGTGCCTATCGGGAATGCCTCACCCGATTTCATCGGCGGCTGGTCGACGCGTTTTATCTATAAAGGTTTTACGCTCTCCACGCTTATCGATACCAAATGGGGTGGCGAAATCTACTGCGGCTCGCAGGTGATAGCGATGCAAACCGGCCAGGCGCCCGAAACCCTCCTGGAACGTCAGGGCGGCGGACTACCCTATACCGACGAAGACGGTGCGACGCGTAATGTGGGTGTGATTTTGCCCGGCGTTTACGAAGACGGCACCCCCAACGATAAAGTGGTGCATTATTATTTTAAATACATGCCCAATGCCGGCGGATGGGGAAAAGTGATCTCTAAGCCCGGCATTATGGACAATACCTGGGTGAAGATGCGCGAAATTGCGCTCTCTTACAATGTGCCGGTAAAGGTGGTGGAAAAGACGAAAATCTTCCAGAGTCTTTCGGTAAATATCGTGGGACGCGACCTGTTTTATATTTACTCGTCGCTGCCTAACAAGATAAACCCGGAAGGTCTGATGGGATCGGGCAACGCACAGGGACTGGAGTGGGCCTCCTATCCCGGCACACGCTCCGTGTCGTTTGGCATCACCGCTTCTTTTTAA
- a CDS encoding SusD/RagB family nutrient-binding outer membrane lipoprotein produces the protein MIKNKILLVALTTALLVFAGCKKDFEELNKNPYATTITSIGPLFNNVTASLRLGWNEQFYIHNEVLYPQTQLAALTSQSWSNLSIGTEETWTDYYVALAHIRDIERRLEAIDNPAHPDSLDNVRAMVKILLAYKTFRVTDLFGDMPFFGAGRGYEGTEFLHPVYDSQEDIYLFLLDELKWASEHISLQPESSTGGTFYSIAAYDKLFDGQLLRWRKFANSLRLRHAMRIAEKRPELATEIISDIINNNLPVIKGAENVVMMPRKQNWLRVSTNWSFREHKNLRMGTTIRDAMSNNDSINGSGFFDPRAFLFFETNNAGNWKAFPQIPDANTPPAGGIPYGLHRDQNYTIKGTDNIYSPFNYYLIRDENDVPEIIITGAEYHFILSEAYFRGIGMPQDANEASAEYFTGVIASMEFWDQMHDNSAIWLYTSPLYEQANPYDAANKIFFLENDEEKLDLLYEQRWLDAFRQPWEAYSLVRRTNRTPRVGAPLNFFRLPYPPSESEHNSTNWSAQSAVMGGDVSTVKVWWME, from the coding sequence ATGATAAAAAATAAAATATTGTTGGTAGCACTTACCACCGCTTTATTGGTTTTTGCTGGTTGCAAAAAAGATTTTGAGGAACTCAACAAAAACCCCTATGCCACCACCATCACCAGCATTGGGCCGCTGTTCAACAACGTAACGGCTTCGTTGCGTCTGGGCTGGAACGAGCAGTTTTATATACACAACGAAGTACTTTATCCACAAACGCAACTGGCGGCACTCACCAGCCAATCCTGGTCCAATCTGAGCATTGGCACCGAAGAAACCTGGACAGATTATTATGTGGCGCTGGCGCACATCCGCGACATTGAGCGGCGGCTGGAAGCCATCGACAACCCGGCACATCCCGACTCGCTCGACAATGTGCGTGCTATGGTGAAAATTCTGTTGGCTTATAAGACTTTCCGCGTAACGGATTTGTTTGGCGACATGCCTTTTTTTGGAGCAGGACGCGGCTACGAAGGAACTGAGTTTTTGCACCCTGTTTACGACTCCCAGGAGGATATTTATCTTTTCCTGCTCGACGAACTAAAATGGGCCTCGGAACATATCAGCCTGCAGCCCGAATCTTCTACCGGCGGCACTTTTTATAGCATCGCGGCTTACGACAAGCTCTTCGACGGGCAACTGCTGCGCTGGAGGAAATTTGCAAACTCCCTGCGGCTGCGCCACGCCATGCGTATTGCCGAAAAACGTCCCGAGCTGGCAACCGAAATTATCAGCGACATCATCAACAATAATCTACCGGTGATAAAAGGTGCCGAAAATGTGGTGATGATGCCCCGCAAACAAAACTGGCTGCGCGTAAGCACCAACTGGTCGTTTCGCGAACACAAAAATTTGCGCATGGGTACCACCATCCGCGACGCCATGAGCAACAACGACAGCATCAACGGAAGTGGTTTTTTCGACCCCAGGGCTTTCCTCTTTTTCGAAACCAACAATGCCGGCAACTGGAAGGCGTTTCCGCAAATTCCCGATGCCAATACTCCTCCGGCAGGCGGCATTCCTTATGGCCTGCATCGCGACCAGAACTATACCATCAAAGGGACAGATAACATTTATTCTCCGTTCAATTATTATCTGATCCGCGACGAAAACGATGTCCCGGAGATTATTATCACAGGCGCCGAATATCATTTTATTCTGTCGGAAGCTTATTTTCGTGGGATCGGGATGCCGCAGGATGCCAATGAGGCCTCTGCCGAATATTTTACCGGCGTAATTGCATCGATGGAATTTTGGGATCAGATGCATGATAATTCTGCTATCTGGCTTTACACCTCTCCGCTTTACGAACAAGCCAATCCTTACGATGCGGCCAATAAGATTTTCTTTTTGGAAAACGACGAAGAGAAGCTCGATTTGCTTTATGAGCAGCGCTGGCTCGATGCTTTCCGTCAGCCGTGGGAAGCTTACAGTCTGGTGCGACGCACCAACCGAACACCCCGCGTAGGCGCACCGCTTAATTTTTTCAGGCTTCCGTATCCGCCCAGCGAGTCGGAGCACAACAGCACTAACTGGTCGGCGCAAAGCGCTGTGATGGGAGGCGATGTCTCCACCGTGAAAGTTTGGTGGATGGAATAA
- a CDS encoding fibrobacter succinogenes major paralogous domain-containing protein, which translates to MMMNRKWFWFLPIMLFALSCNDSDDATPAPKPQNTGTPCPGASEIVYAGRTYHTVKIGDQCWLRENLDVGVMIAATDTAKNNDTIEKYCYRNELANCEVYGALYTWDEMMQYNDSSQRGICPEGWHIPDDAEWRQLEVNLDSIYNQNDSVWLVKGWRGSNAGGRMKATGFVPWLNPNTGAGNTVGFTALPGGMRHAETVQYEHLHQSGWYWTATPDGETDAFYRLLSYTHADIKKGNTSRENAFSVRCIKD; encoded by the coding sequence ATGATGATGAACAGAAAATGGTTTTGGTTTCTTCCAATAATGTTGTTCGCACTTTCGTGCAATGACTCCGATGATGCAACGCCGGCGCCTAAGCCACAAAATACAGGAACGCCCTGCCCGGGTGCCTCCGAAATAGTTTATGCCGGGCGCACGTATCATACCGTAAAAATTGGCGACCAGTGCTGGCTTCGCGAAAACCTGGATGTGGGCGTTATGATAGCTGCAACGGATACCGCCAAAAATAACGATACCATCGAGAAGTATTGCTATCGCAACGAACTGGCTAACTGCGAAGTTTATGGTGCACTTTATACCTGGGATGAGATGATGCAGTACAACGATAGCAGCCAGCGTGGCATTTGCCCCGAAGGATGGCACATCCCGGATGACGCCGAGTGGCGGCAGCTCGAAGTCAACCTCGACAGCATTTACAACCAAAATGACAGCGTATGGCTTGTCAAGGGGTGGCGCGGAAGCAACGCTGGCGGACGGATGAAAGCGACAGGATTCGTCCCGTGGTTGAATCCAAATACCGGAGCCGGCAATACGGTTGGGTTTACGGCGCTTCCCGGTGGAATGCGCCACGCCGAAACAGTGCAGTATGAGCATTTGCATCAAAGCGGCTGGTACTGGACAGCCACACCAGACGGCGAAACAGACGCTTTTTATAGATTGCTTTCCTACACCCATGCCGACATAAAAAAAGGCAACACCAGCCGCGAAAATGCTTTTTCGGTAAGATGCATTAAAGACTAA